DNA sequence from the Arthrobacter crystallopoietes genome:
GGCCACAGGCCCCGGCCGGGTTTCGCTGTAGATGATCGTCAGCGGGAACCCGTCGGCGTAGCCGGCCTCGCTCAAGAGCTGCTTGGCTCCTTCCGGGTCGTGCTGGTAGATCTTCGAGTCCTCGATCATGGGGAAGACCGATCCTGCTGCCTCGCCGTACCCTGCGTACGCACCCTCGACAATTGCGTCCCGGTCCAGGGCCATGGAGATGGCATGGCGGACCCGCTTGTCAGCCAGCGGTCCGGCCTCGGTGTTGAGCATCAGCGTGTCGCGGTTTTGGCTTGCACAATCGGCAACGGTGACACCGTCCATCTCGCCAAGTGTCTTGTACTGTTCGTATTCGAAAGCGTTGGCCACGTCGAGCTCGCCCTGCTGCAGCAGCTGGCTGCGGGTGGCAGTGCTCGACACAGCCTTGACCACGACGCGGTCAGCCGAGCCCCGCTCGCCCTCCCAGTCTGGGTCGGCCGTGACGATCAAGGACGTGCCGGGGGTGAACTCTTCCAGTTCCCACCCGCTGTAGTCGGCGAGGTTCCGCGAGAGCCAGTCGTTGGCGGTGGGATCTTCCTCTGTCGCGTGCTTCTTGGCTTCGGTGCTGTCATGGATATAGAAGAGGTTGTTCTGGAGTGACTCGACCGTAAATGATCCCGGATCGGCGACGTTCAGCTGCACCGTGCGGTCATCGATGATCGCGACCAGATTGTCCACGTCGAATCCGCTGCTCTTGAGCGTCCCCTTCATGACGGGCTGGCGTTCCATCCCGATCTCCAGACTCCAGCGCACGTCTTCAGCGGAAAGCGTGTTGCCCCACTGGCTGGTCAGTTCGCGCAGCTTGACGATCACGCCGGTACCGTCCTCGTTGAGGTCGGCGCTTTCCGCCAGGCGGCCGGTGACATTCTCGGACACCTCCGAGCACGTTGCCTCGTCGGTATCTCCCCTTTCGTACTGAAGCAGTTGGGAGCCGAGTCCGGTCAGCACGACGTGTGAGGCGCTCCCTCCCCAGGGTGACGGGGTCAGGCTGTCGGGCAGCGCGCCCACACCCACGACGGCCGTCTCGGTACCGTTCTGGTTTGAGGACTCCGAGGCGTTGCTGCCTCCCGAGCAGCCGGTAAGTACTACAGCGAGAGCGGCTGTGAGGCAGCCGGTAAATACTGGCAAGCGTTTCATGGAAATGGTCTCCGGTTCTCTATGCGTTGTTGTCAGGAGAGGACAATAAAGAACTGCTAGGTAGAACGGGCTTTGGTACTAGTACCGGTAGGCCTGCTTGTGGCCTGCCCTGATGATCGGTTCCACATCTCGGATATTGGTGATCACGTTTCCATGAGTGGGGGCAACGAATTTGACGTCCAGGTCGTCGATCAGACGGAGCACGCGGTCATACACTTGGTCGGCATCGTTGGCGAAACGTGCCCAGTACAGTGCACTGCCGGTAAAGAATGCGGCGTTTTCGACCTTGATCGGCTCCGACAGTTCGCCCGTGGTCAGGCCGCACTCCCCCGGCAGATGTACGGGGTCTTCGTCGTCGAGCTCGGGGCGGTGCATGTAGCAGAAGCCGTCGGCGGTGAACAGTACCCCGGAGTTGGGGACGAAGGCCCACTGGGTGTTCGGCAGGTCCCGGATCAGGGCTTCGACGATGACCAGTTCCCTGCCGCCAAGGTCGATGCGGAACCCTGGTTCCCGGGCATGCAGGTTGGGCACGATCTGCGGGTAGAAAAGGTGGTAGTCGTGGGTATCCCCCACGACCTGGATGTCGGGGTACTTCTCGACCAGTCGCGGAAGGTTTCCGGTGTGGGGCAGCTCCGGGTGGGTCGGGAAAACATAGGTGAGCGGCTGGCCTTCGAGCAGCTCGTCAAGTTTGGCCGAGATAATGTTCCAGCTGCCGGGGTTGCCCGTGTCGACCAGGACGGAGGAATGTTCGCCTCGGACCAGATAGGTGGAGTTGTGGCCGTGGATGGTCCGGTCTGCCAGGAAGAACGGCAGGCAGGAACTCATCCAGGTCACCCCGTCGGCGATGTCCCGCGGGAGGTCGCTGCTCATGATTTCGACCGGATCATCGGTTGTTTCGACTGGCTGTCCCATGGGTTTTGCTCCTAGACCTGTGCCGGGACCGGCCCGGCAAGCGAATGTACGGGGTTCAAGGCATCGAGCATCATGTTCAGGTGCCTTTTGACGACGTCCCTGCCCTTGATCACGCTTCCGCGGGACGGGGCGATGATTTCGGGATCGAGCGAGGTGAATTTTTCGTAGAGCCATTCGCGCAGCGGTTCGCAATTCGCCCGGGGCAGCCATTCGTACTTCGCGTACAGGTGCCCGGCTACCTGTTCCACGGTTGTGTCGTCGCCGGTGGTGGAGTCGATGACGCGAGGCCCGTCGGGGCTGGTGGTCACGCCGTGGGTGAATGTGTCCGATGTGAATATGGTCCCGGTTGCCTCGTCCCAGCCCCAGAAGGTGGGCAGCAGCCGCAGCAGGGGTTGTTCGATCTCCAGGATGCGCCCGGCGCCGACCTGGATTTCGGCAGCGCGGGCGAGTGAGTCACCGTCGCCGGTGCGCTGCTTGTCCACCTGGTGGCGCCGGCCGCGCAGAGCGGCCCTGCTCATGTCGTCGAAGGCGTCGAAGGGGTTGATGACGCCGCCGGTGAAGAGCCGTTCAATATCCAGCCTTCCCGCGATCGGCTCGAGGTTTGACACGCAATCCATTTCGCTGCGTGTGAAGAACATGGAGAGAGTGCCGCCCTCCCCCACGCGTTCGGCGAGGTCATCGAGGATCTGTCCGCCGTGAACGGCCAGCCCGGTATCGACCAGGAGATGGTCCTGTCCTTCGGTGAGGAGGTAGCAGTTTGACGGCTGGAATCCTGTCGATCCTTTCGGCACCCAGCTGACTTTTTCATCCAGAGGAATCATTCCCCCGAGGACACCCAGTTTGCCCTCATGCAATGTAGTGAACATATCTTCAATCTATTGAATAGTGTTGGTTGTGTCAATGGTTCTGGACGGGTGAATCACACGCCGGCGGCCTGTTTTGCCTTCCGCCGGCCCAAGGTCCGTTTGCCTTGAATGGCTGCGCTGCGGGCACGGGGATCCAAAAGGGTCACCAGCGTGTCCAGGAGCACGTAGCCGCCTAGGCTTGTCGCGCCCATCACGAGCACGAATCCCTGGATCACGGGGACGTCGCCCTTGAGGACGCCGTCCAGTGACCAGCCGCCTACGCCCGGCCAGGCAAAGACGCTCTCCACGATGGCAGCACCGCTGAGCGCGGCTGCGAACAGGAGCACCATGTAGGTCATCAGCGAGCCCCGGATGTCGGTCAGCGCGTAGCGGTAGACCTGCTGCGGGCGTAAGCCGCATGCCTTGGCGAATTCGACCTGGGGCGAATGCAGGACCTGAATCAAACCGGTACGGACGGTTTTTCCGAACGGGGCGGCGAAAAACAGGCCCAGTGTGAGAATGAGGAGTCCCGCTCGGCTCAGGATTGCCCCCACTGTTGCCCACTGTCCTGAGAGGACCGCATCTATGGGTACCGAGCCGGTAATCTCCGGCGGCGGGATGTCGGAACTGGAGAGCATGCCCATGGGTGCCGGGGCGATCTGCAGCTGCTGGTAGAAAATGAAGAGCAGGAGAAGTGCCAGCACGAACTCCGGCATGGCCATGAGAATGGAGACGGCGCCGGTGAAGGAACGGTCGGCGAAGCGTCCCGACTTGTAGGCGGCAACGCTTCCCATCGTCATGCCGATTACCAGGGCGAGTGCCAGCCCCGGAACCAGGTAGACGAGCGTGTTCGGCAATCGGCGCAGCATCTCTTCCGATACCGAACTTCCGGTGAAAAACGACTCGCCGAAATCCCCTCGCAAGGTCCTGGCCATGTAGTCGAAGTAGCGTTCCCAGAATGATTTATCCAGTCCCAGCTGCTGGTTGATCCGCGCAATGTCCGCCGGCGTTGCATACTCGCCCAGCAAGGCGACTGCCGGGTTTCCCGGCAGGAGCGAGACCAGGCCAAAGCTTAAACTGATCAGCCCCAGGAGAAGGAGAAACGCGATGACAATTCTTGAAATGATGTAACGGATCATGGATTTCCCACCTGTATGTGCGAGACGGCTTCCCGTCCGGAATCCCTGCGCGCAGCCGCGGACTCATAGGGGACCGGTGGCATGGCAGCGGACATGAGCGCCTGCGTATATGGTTCCCGGGGCTCCGTCAGGACTTGCCTGCTCGTGCCGATCTCGACGAACTTTCCGCGCCGCATGACCAGCACGCGCGAGCAGAAGTGCCGTACCGTCTCGATGTCGTGGGAGATGAAAATGTAGGTCAGCCCCCGCGACAGGCGAAGATCCGCCAGCAATGCAAGGATCGAAGCACGGATGGTCAGGTCAAGCGACGAGGTCGGTTCATCCAGAACCATCAAGGTCGGATCTGTCACGAGGGCACGCGCAATCCCCACGCGCTGTTGCTGTCCGCCGCTGAGATTCGCGGGACGCCGGTCGAGGAATTCACCGGAAAGACCCACTTCTTCCAGGGTCCGCGCCACCTTTTTCCAACGCTCCGCCCTAGTTTTGTACATCTTGGAAACGATCAGCGGTTCCTCGACGATCTGGCGGATCGT
Encoded proteins:
- a CDS encoding ABC transporter substrate-binding protein → MKRLPVFTGCLTAALAVVLTGCSGGSNASESSNQNGTETAVVGVGALPDSLTPSPWGGSASHVVLTGLGSQLLQYERGDTDEATCSEVSENVTGRLAESADLNEDGTGVIVKLRELTSQWGNTLSAEDVRWSLEIGMERQPVMKGTLKSSGFDVDNLVAIIDDRTVQLNVADPGSFTVESLQNNLFYIHDSTEAKKHATEEDPTANDWLSRNLADYSGWELEEFTPGTSLIVTADPDWEGERGSADRVVVKAVSSTATRSQLLQQGELDVANAFEYEQYKTLGEMDGVTVADCASQNRDTLMLNTEAGPLADKRVRHAISMALDRDAIVEGAYAGYGEAAGSVFPMIEDSKIYQHDPEGAKQLLSEAGYADGFPLTIIYSETRPGPVAAKSAVLIQSMLGEVGIDVELQNMASTTDFSTALIDGRYQAALYAEPLVILDPAFYTYAFYGTNAPSNSTGWSSPEFDELRLKLAATPDEEKETRTALLEDMTALVDEGAAILSLVEVRNMLAKQEDLPGGMPMPNSQVYFGELGK
- a CDS encoding MBL fold metallo-hydrolase, with product MGQPVETTDDPVEIMSSDLPRDIADGVTWMSSCLPFFLADRTIHGHNSTYLVRGEHSSVLVDTGNPGSWNIISAKLDELLEGQPLTYVFPTHPELPHTGNLPRLVEKYPDIQVVGDTHDYHLFYPQIVPNLHAREPGFRIDLGGRELVIVEALIRDLPNTQWAFVPNSGVLFTADGFCYMHRPELDDEDPVHLPGECGLTTGELSEPIKVENAAFFTGSALYWARFANDADQVYDRVLRLIDDLDVKFVAPTHGNVITNIRDVEPIIRAGHKQAYRY
- a CDS encoding ABC transporter permease; the encoded protein is MIRYIISRIVIAFLLLLGLISLSFGLVSLLPGNPAVALLGEYATPADIARINQQLGLDKSFWERYFDYMARTLRGDFGESFFTGSSVSEEMLRRLPNTLVYLVPGLALALVIGMTMGSVAAYKSGRFADRSFTGAVSILMAMPEFVLALLLLFIFYQQLQIAPAPMGMLSSSDIPPPEITGSVPIDAVLSGQWATVGAILSRAGLLILTLGLFFAAPFGKTVRTGLIQVLHSPQVEFAKACGLRPQQVYRYALTDIRGSLMTYMVLLFAAALSGAAIVESVFAWPGVGGWSLDGVLKGDVPVIQGFVLVMGATSLGGYVLLDTLVTLLDPRARSAAIQGKRTLGRRKAKQAAGV
- a CDS encoding ABC transporter ATP-binding protein, whose protein sequence is MAVVEVNDVRKTFPGPQGQTVTAVDGVSLSVEAGECLGVIGESGSGKSTLGRLVLRLMEPDSGSIVLEGEDVLALSRRELRRRRRRWQIVFQEPFASLNPRLTIRQIVEEPLIVSKMYKTRAERWKKVARTLEEVGLSGEFLDRRPANLSGGQQQRVGIARALVTDPTLMVLDEPTSSLDLTIRASILALLADLRLSRGLTYIFISHDIETVRHFCSRVLVMRRGKFVEIGTSRQVLTEPREPYTQALMSAAMPPVPYESAAARRDSGREAVSHIQVGNP